The following DNA comes from Microbacterium foliorum.
GGTCCACAGCTCGCCACGCTCGGCCAGCTCGACCCCTGCGGTGAGGACGGACGCGGGAGACGGCAGGCGGTACGGCTCGACCATGCCGGTTGACGTGACCACTTGCCACGTGATCAGGATGACGACGGGCAGCAGGAATCCGCCGGCGATCCGCACCGCCGGGCGGTCCCACGCATGCCGCGCTCCCACCACAGGGCTGCGATGAACCCCGCGAGCGGCGTCGAGAGCATCCCGCCCGTCCGCGGGCACCGCCAAGCGCTGGTCGGGAAGAGTCACTCGCCCCCGACCGCCTTCTCTGCGAATGTGGAGTTGACGATCGAGTCGAGGGCCTTCTCAACCGACTCCTCGCCGCCCTGCACGTCGCCTGACTCGACGAGCACCGGAGCGATCTTCTCGAGCACGTCGAGCTGCGCGTCGCCCGGGATGCCGCTCACGTCGAGGTTCGAGCGCTCCTCGATCACGGTCGTCGCGACCTCGATGTCGATCCCTGCGACCTCGGCCAACAGGGCTGCGGTCTCCTCGGGGTTCTCGAGCGCCCACTCGCGCGCCTGCTCGTATGCGTCCACGACCGCCTGAGCGAGGTCGGCGTGGTTATCGATGAAGTCCTCTGTGGCGTTGAGGAAACCGTAGGTGTTGAAGTCCACGTTGCGGTAGATCAGCTGGTCACCCGACTCCACCTCGGCGGCTGCCATGATGGGGTCGAGGCCCGCCCAGGCATCCACCGAACCGCCGTCGAGAGCAGCACGGCCATCGGCGTGCTGGAGGTTCTGCACCTCGACGTCGTCGATCGAGAGCCCCGCCTCCTCCAGCGACTGGAGCAGGAAGAAATAGGGGTCCGTTCCCTTCGTCGCGGCGACCGACTTGCCGGCGAGGTCCTCCACCGACGCGATGTCGCTGTCCGGCCCCACGACGATCGCCGACCACTCGGGCTGCGAGAAGATGTCGATGACCTGGATGGGCGAGCCGTTCGAGCGGGCCAGCAGCGCGGCCGAGCCGGCCGTCGAGCCCACATCGATCGATCCGGAGCGGAGCAGCTCGTTCGCCTTGTTGGAGCCGGCGGACTGCACCCACTCGACCGCGACGTCGTCGCCGAGGATCTCCTCGAGAATGCCCTGGTCACGGATCACCAGGCTCAGAGGGTTGTACGTCGCGAAGTCGATGGAGAGCGTGTCTGCGGACCATTCGCCCGTCGCGGCCGCATCGTCTGTCGACGCGTCCGAGGCAGTGGCGTTCTCACCGGCGACGCACCCGGTGGCGACGAGCATCATCGTCCCGGCGACAGCGATCGCGGGGATGATTCGGCGGGTGATGGTGCTCATCGGGTCTCCTCGGTGGCAGTGCGGTGGTGGGTGTCGACGCCGAGTCCTTCGAGGAGCTCGGCGCGGAGGTCCGCGAGGCCGCGATCGGCGCGGTCGCGGGGGCGGATGCCGGGCACGGTGATCGTACGCACGATCGAGTGCTCATCCGGGCCGCCGTCGGCGTCGAGCGTGCGCAGCAGCAGCACGCGGTCGGCCAGGTAGAGGGCCTCTTCGACGTCATGGGTGACGAGGAGGACGGTGGTGGGTTCTGCCGCGTGGATCTTCAGCAGCAGATCGTGCATCCGCAGGCGGGTGAGAGCGTCGAGCGCGCCGAACGGCTCATCCAGCAGCAGCACTCCGGGGTTCCGAGCGAGGGCGCGCGCGAGCGAGGCACGCTGCGCCATGCCGCCTGACACCTCGCGTGGGCGCTGGTCGGCGGCATTCTCGAGGCCGACCAGTTCGAGCAGCTCGCGCACGCGTTCGCGGCCAGCACGGCGTGCCGTGCCCCGCGGAAGGCCGAGCTCGACGTTCTGCGAGATCGTCCGCCAGGGCAGCAGCCGTGGCTCCTGGAAAGCGACGGCGGTGCGCTCATCGACGTCCGCGACACCCGAGTCGTCGAGCAGGATGCTGCCGCTGGAGGGCGCGTCCAGACCGCCGATCAGTCGGAGAAGCGTCGACTTGCCGCATCCTGACGGTCCGACGACGGCGATGATCTCGCCGGCAGCCACCTCGATGTCGGCCCCGCGGAGAACGTCACGGCGTCCTCGCGCGAGCGGAAAGCTCCGTCCGACCTCTCGCAATCGCACGCGCTGCGCCGCGCCGGCGTCGGCCGACTCGTCGACGCGCGTGGTGGAGAGGAGGGATGTCATATCCCCATGCTGGCGGGGCCGGCCCCGTGTTACGAATGCCGCCGTAATGTTCGGTCACGGAGCCGCCGCACGGGACCAGAATGCAGAACGGGCCGCCATCCCGAAGGATGACGGCCCGTTCAGAGCGTGATGCTTAAGCGTTGCCGCCCGAGAGCTTCTCGCGCAGAGCGGCGAGAGCCTCGTCGTCAGCGAGCGTGCCCGCGCCTGCGACCTCGCTCGAGAAGACCTGGCCACCGAAGTCGTCGCCAGCGGCTGCCTCGGCCTCGGCTG
Coding sequences within:
- a CDS encoding aliphatic sulfonate ABC transporter substrate-binding protein, giving the protein MSTITRRIIPAIAVAGTMMLVATGCVAGENATASDASTDDAAATGEWSADTLSIDFATYNPLSLVIRDQGILEEILGDDVAVEWVQSAGSNKANELLRSGSIDVGSTAGSAALLARSNGSPIQVIDIFSQPEWSAIVVGPDSDIASVEDLAGKSVAATKGTDPYFFLLQSLEEAGLSIDDVEVQNLQHADGRAALDGGSVDAWAGLDPIMAAAEVESGDQLIYRNVDFNTYGFLNATEDFIDNHADLAQAVVDAYEQAREWALENPEETAALLAEVAGIDIEVATTVIEERSNLDVSGIPGDAQLDVLEKIAPVLVESGDVQGGEESVEKALDSIVNSTFAEKAVGGE
- a CDS encoding ABC transporter ATP-binding protein: MTSLLSTTRVDESADAGAAQRVRLREVGRSFPLARGRRDVLRGADIEVAAGEIIAVVGPSGCGKSTLLRLIGGLDAPSSGSILLDDSGVADVDERTAVAFQEPRLLPWRTISQNVELGLPRGTARRAGRERVRELLELVGLENAADQRPREVSGGMAQRASLARALARNPGVLLLDEPFGALDALTRLRMHDLLLKIHAAEPTTVLLVTHDVEEALYLADRVLLLRTLDADGGPDEHSIVRTITVPGIRPRDRADRGLADLRAELLEGLGVDTHHRTATEETR